In the Nerophis ophidion isolate RoL-2023_Sa linkage group LG19, RoL_Noph_v1.0, whole genome shotgun sequence genome, one interval contains:
- the LOC133537853 gene encoding zinc finger protein OZF-like isoform X3 has translation MKEEDQKPHHFKEEDQHSPNLKKEEEAPQPPHIKEEIEDLQAPHVKEEEEPHSPYIKEEGECLLGQEEADLTKFPLTVVYVKTEDHEDKPPESSQLHHSPNVQQLIGHQEKPLSLLLEVCCPFKQEDPKSPNIKEEKEKVCINQKEVDLTNFPLTVDSVKSENHEDKPPESSQLQHSPSEEKRKVEPPSSSSPQHVTTEGDGDHCGGSQADNLLAALSDSEDSTSQVNVNMESHTEEKTFSCSNCNTIFSQKLYLERHIRTHKLEKHFSCSVCGKIFSQKRYMKRHIRTHTLEMHFSCSVCDKIFSQKRYMQIHMLTHTGEKPFSCSVCAKCFVKNADLTRHMRTHTGEKPFICSNCSKRFAQRGTMLSHMRTHTGDKPFSCSDCGKIFSEKRYLKIHMRTHIVEKPLSCLVCGKRYTDKCKMQRHIRTHTEEKPFSCSVCEKKFSEKRYMKVHMSTHTGEKPFSCSVCDKSYTNKRNMQIHMRAHTGK, from the exons ATGAAAGAGGAAGATCAAAAGCCCCATCATTTCAAAGAGGAAGATCAACATTCCCCCAAtcttaaaaaggaagaggaggctcctcagcccccccacattaaagaggaaattGAGGATCTCCAGGCCCCTCatgttaaagaggaagaggagccaCACTCTCCCTACATTaaagaggagggagagtgtcttctagggcaggaggaggctgatctcaccaagtttccactgactgttgtctatgtgaagactgaagaccatgaagacaaaccacctgagtcctcacagcttcatcacagtccaa acgtccagcagctgattgGTCATCAAGAAAAACCTCTCTCTCTGTTGCTGGAGGTGTGCTGCCCTTTTAAGCAGGAGGATCCAAAATCCCCCAACATTAAAGAGGAAAAGGAGAAAGTCTGTATCAATCAGAAGGAGGTTGATCTCACCAATTTTCCACTGACTGTTGACTCTGTGAAGAGTGAAaaccatgaagacaaaccacctgagtcctcacagcttcaacACAGTCCAAGTGAGGAGAAGAGAAAggtggagcctccaagcagcagctcaccaCAACACGTGACAACAGAaggtgatggagaccactgtggaggatcacaagcagataACCTCTTAGCtgcactatcagatagtgaggactcAACATCACAGGTTAATGTAAATATGGAATCACACACCGAGGAAAAAACTTTCAGTTGTTCGAATTGCAATACAATATTCTCCCAAAAACTTTATTTGGAAAGACACATTAGAACCCATAaattagaaaaacatttcagttgttctGTTTGCGGTAAAATATTCTCCCAAAAACGTTACATGAAAAGACACATTAGAACCCATACATTAGAAATGCATTTCAGTTGTTCAGTTTGCGATAAAATATTCTCCCAAAAACGTTATATGCAAATACACATGTTAACACATACAGGAGAAAAACcctttagttgttcagtttgtgcgAAATGCTTTGTTAAAAACGCTGATTTGACTCGACACATgcgaacacacacaggagaaaaacctttcatttGCTCAAACTGCAGCAAAAGGTTTGCTCAAAGGGGAACGATGctgtcacacatgagaacacacacaggagacaaacctttcagttgttcagATTGCGGTAAAATATTCTCCGAAAAACGTTATcttaaaatacacatgagaacgcacataGTAGAAAAACCTCTCAGTTGTCTAGTGTGTGGTAAAAGATACACGGATAAATGTAAAATGCAAAGACACATTAGAACGCACACAGAAGAAAAACCTTTCAGCTGTTCAGTTTGCGAAAAAAAATTCTCCGAAAAACGTTACATGAAAGtgcacatgagtacacacacaggagaaaaacctttcagttgttcagTGTGCGATAAAAGCTACACTAACAAACGCAACATGCAAATACACATGAGAGCACATACAGGAAAATGA
- the LOC133537853 gene encoding uncharacterized protein LOC133537853 isoform X4, translated as MSFATERNESNTREQMLDLPPELWVSVFSYLSTEEKHAVRCCCRALRKLIDHPYLWRRHIVVLKDLSRYTPGFWDTLRHRKVTRLVVWKFKHKDWWMLAKFLPTLTAVVFKYVGFHKRNNLDLDYLMLFSDLKDLGVRNTALSKPMLGPSLIARLTGRLTHLSICNVSLKCIIAFFKAVSRLSNLQYLLFHHPGEVSPVPCQYLTHMMVQLKKLKHLSWGLRGRPQQPVPGDCLSVPDPRHPGSQYDGPALTTLELEVYHNTILPEVALWSLTSLRSLTVRYRSFPDDVNCRLNSWLSPIKHLESFSIYGINILAKYWTNIPASVTRLTLRVNIILNDLESIAAKIPSLEHLDINNKNESQQGSLCCCIAKLFPQLKTLRIRFHLQGRGLDLLSLHHLRYLERLELMDCSRVRKKYLKRTPCSIPSMQDIANNLRVMSADRITVVNIPSPQRNPLSDCCCVKEGD; from the exons ATGTCTTTTGCCACTGAACGAAATGAAAGCAACACTC GCGAACAGATGTTGGATCTGCCGCCGGAGCTCTGGGTGTCCGTGTTCAGTTACCTGAGCACGGAGGAAAAGCATGCCGTCCGCTGCTGCTGCAGGGCCCTCAGGAAGCTCATCGACCACCCTTACCTGTGGAGGAGGCACATTGTGGTGCTGAAGGATCTCAGCCGCTACACCCCTGGCTTCTGGGACACCCTGCGCCACCGCAAGGTGACCCGGTTGGTTGTGTGGAAATTTAAGCATAAGGATTGGTGGATGCTCGCCAAGTTCCTCCCAACGCTCACCGCCGTCGTGTTCAAGTATGTAGGGTTTCACAAGAGGAATAACCTGGACCTGGACTACCTCATGCTGTTCTCAGACCTCAAGGACTTAGGCGTACGGAACACTGCCTTGTCTAAGCCCATGCTGGGCCCCAGCCTCATCGCCCGGCTGACAGGTCGTCTGACACACCTGAGCATATGCAACGTCAGCCTGAAGTGCATCATCGCCTTCTTTAAAGCTGTGTCGCGCCTGAGCAACCTGCAGTACCTGCTCTTCCACCACCCGGGAGAAGTGAGTCCTGTGCCCTGCCAATACTTGACCCACATGATGGTGCAGCTGAAGAAGCTCAAACACCTCTCATGGGGATTGAGGGGGCGGCCGCAGCAACCTGTGCCCGGCGACTGCCTGAGCGTCCCGGACCCTCGGCATCCAG GATCCCAGTACGACGGCCCAGCTCTCACCACCTTGGAGCTGGAGGTCTACCATAATACCATCCTGCCCGAGGTGGCCTTGTGGAGCCTGACCTCGCTCAGATCGCTGACGGTGCGCTACAGGTCCTTTCCAGATGACGTGAATTGTCGCCTGAACTCCTGGCTAAGTCCCATCAAGCACCTGGAGTCTTTCAGCATCTACG GCATCAACATCCTGGCCAAGTACTGGACCAACATCCCCGCCAGCGTGACCAGGCTGACGCTGCGTGTGAACATCATTCTCAATGACTTGGAATCCATCGCTGCCAAAATCCCGTCTCTGGAGCACCTGGACATCAACAATAAAAACGAGAGCCAGCAGGGAAGCCTGTGTTGTTGCATTGCCAAGTTGTTCCCTCAGCTCAAGACGCTGCGAATAAG GTTCCACTTGCAGGGTCGGGGGTTGGACCTGTTGAGCCTCCACCATCTGCGGTACCTGGAGCGACTGGAGCTGATGGATTGCTCCAGGGTCCGGAAGAAATACCTGAAGCGGACCCCCTGCTCCATCCCCTCCATGCAGGACATCGCCAACAATTTGCGGGTGATGTCGGCCGACAGGATCACCGTGGTCAACATCCCTTCACCTCAGAGAAACCCTTTGAGTGATTGCTGCTGTGTGAAGGAGGGAGACTGA
- the LOC133537853 gene encoding uncharacterized protein LOC133537853 isoform X2: MCEKGIAEYEEEVSRTKAEKERQRLLLDAVFQKLPAVLHRTGEQMLDLPPELWVSVFSYLSTEEKHAVRCCCRALRKLIDHPYLWRRHIVVLKDLSRYTPGFWDTLRHRKVTRLVVWKFKHKDWWMLAKFLPTLTAVVFKYVGFHKRNNLDLDYLMLFSDLKDLGVRNTALSKPMLGPSLIARLTGRLTHLSICNVSLKCIIAFFKAVSRLSNLQYLLFHHPGEVSPVPCQYLTHMMVQLKKLKHLSWGLRGRPQQPVPGDCLSVPDPRHPGSQYDGPALTTLELEVYHNTILPEVALWSLTSLRSLTVRYRSFPDDVNCRLNSWLSPIKHLESFSIYGINILAKYWTNIPASVTRLTLRVNIILNDLESIAAKIPSLEHLDINNKNESQQGSLCCCIAKLFPQLKTLRIRFHLQGRGLDLLSLHHLRYLERLELMDCSRVRKKYLKRTPCSIPSMQDIANNLRVMSADRITVVNIPSPQRNPLSDCCCVKEGD; encoded by the exons ATGTGTGAAAAAGgtatagcagagtacgaggaggaagtATCTCGAACAAAAgcggagaaggagcgacaacgtcTACTACTGGACGCAGTTTTCCAGAAGCTTCCAGCTGTGttgcacagaacag GCGAACAGATGTTGGATCTGCCGCCGGAGCTCTGGGTGTCCGTGTTCAGTTACCTGAGCACGGAGGAAAAGCATGCCGTCCGCTGCTGCTGCAGGGCCCTCAGGAAGCTCATCGACCACCCTTACCTGTGGAGGAGGCACATTGTGGTGCTGAAGGATCTCAGCCGCTACACCCCTGGCTTCTGGGACACCCTGCGCCACCGCAAGGTGACCCGGTTGGTTGTGTGGAAATTTAAGCATAAGGATTGGTGGATGCTCGCCAAGTTCCTCCCAACGCTCACCGCCGTCGTGTTCAAGTATGTAGGGTTTCACAAGAGGAATAACCTGGACCTGGACTACCTCATGCTGTTCTCAGACCTCAAGGACTTAGGCGTACGGAACACTGCCTTGTCTAAGCCCATGCTGGGCCCCAGCCTCATCGCCCGGCTGACAGGTCGTCTGACACACCTGAGCATATGCAACGTCAGCCTGAAGTGCATCATCGCCTTCTTTAAAGCTGTGTCGCGCCTGAGCAACCTGCAGTACCTGCTCTTCCACCACCCGGGAGAAGTGAGTCCTGTGCCCTGCCAATACTTGACCCACATGATGGTGCAGCTGAAGAAGCTCAAACACCTCTCATGGGGATTGAGGGGGCGGCCGCAGCAACCTGTGCCCGGCGACTGCCTGAGCGTCCCGGACCCTCGGCATCCAG GATCCCAGTACGACGGCCCAGCTCTCACCACCTTGGAGCTGGAGGTCTACCATAATACCATCCTGCCCGAGGTGGCCTTGTGGAGCCTGACCTCGCTCAGATCGCTGACGGTGCGCTACAGGTCCTTTCCAGATGACGTGAATTGTCGCCTGAACTCCTGGCTAAGTCCCATCAAGCACCTGGAGTCTTTCAGCATCTACG GCATCAACATCCTGGCCAAGTACTGGACCAACATCCCCGCCAGCGTGACCAGGCTGACGCTGCGTGTGAACATCATTCTCAATGACTTGGAATCCATCGCTGCCAAAATCCCGTCTCTGGAGCACCTGGACATCAACAATAAAAACGAGAGCCAGCAGGGAAGCCTGTGTTGTTGCATTGCCAAGTTGTTCCCTCAGCTCAAGACGCTGCGAATAAG GTTCCACTTGCAGGGTCGGGGGTTGGACCTGTTGAGCCTCCACCATCTGCGGTACCTGGAGCGACTGGAGCTGATGGATTGCTCCAGGGTCCGGAAGAAATACCTGAAGCGGACCCCCTGCTCCATCCCCTCCATGCAGGACATCGCCAACAATTTGCGGGTGATGTCGGCCGACAGGATCACCGTGGTCAACATCCCTTCACCTCAGAGAAACCCTTTGAGTGATTGCTGCTGTGTGAAGGAGGGAGACTGA
- the LOC133537853 gene encoding uncharacterized protein LOC133537853 isoform X5 codes for MLDLPPELWVSVFSYLSTEEKHAVRCCCRALRKLIDHPYLWRRHIVVLKDLSRYTPGFWDTLRHRKVTRLVVWKFKHKDWWMLAKFLPTLTAVVFKYVGFHKRNNLDLDYLMLFSDLKDLGVRNTALSKPMLGPSLIARLTGRLTHLSICNVSLKCIIAFFKAVSRLSNLQYLLFHHPGEVSPVPCQYLTHMMVQLKKLKHLSWGLRGRPQQPVPGDCLSVPDPRHPGSQYDGPALTTLELEVYHNTILPEVALWSLTSLRSLTVRYRSFPDDVNCRLNSWLSPIKHLESFSIYGINILAKYWTNIPASVTRLTLRVNIILNDLESIAAKIPSLEHLDINNKNESQQGSLCCCIAKLFPQLKTLRIRFHLQGRGLDLLSLHHLRYLERLELMDCSRVRKKYLKRTPCSIPSMQDIANNLRVMSADRITVVNIPSPQRNPLSDCCCVKEGD; via the exons ATGTTGGATCTGCCGCCGGAGCTCTGGGTGTCCGTGTTCAGTTACCTGAGCACGGAGGAAAAGCATGCCGTCCGCTGCTGCTGCAGGGCCCTCAGGAAGCTCATCGACCACCCTTACCTGTGGAGGAGGCACATTGTGGTGCTGAAGGATCTCAGCCGCTACACCCCTGGCTTCTGGGACACCCTGCGCCACCGCAAGGTGACCCGGTTGGTTGTGTGGAAATTTAAGCATAAGGATTGGTGGATGCTCGCCAAGTTCCTCCCAACGCTCACCGCCGTCGTGTTCAAGTATGTAGGGTTTCACAAGAGGAATAACCTGGACCTGGACTACCTCATGCTGTTCTCAGACCTCAAGGACTTAGGCGTACGGAACACTGCCTTGTCTAAGCCCATGCTGGGCCCCAGCCTCATCGCCCGGCTGACAGGTCGTCTGACACACCTGAGCATATGCAACGTCAGCCTGAAGTGCATCATCGCCTTCTTTAAAGCTGTGTCGCGCCTGAGCAACCTGCAGTACCTGCTCTTCCACCACCCGGGAGAAGTGAGTCCTGTGCCCTGCCAATACTTGACCCACATGATGGTGCAGCTGAAGAAGCTCAAACACCTCTCATGGGGATTGAGGGGGCGGCCGCAGCAACCTGTGCCCGGCGACTGCCTGAGCGTCCCGGACCCTCGGCATCCAG GATCCCAGTACGACGGCCCAGCTCTCACCACCTTGGAGCTGGAGGTCTACCATAATACCATCCTGCCCGAGGTGGCCTTGTGGAGCCTGACCTCGCTCAGATCGCTGACGGTGCGCTACAGGTCCTTTCCAGATGACGTGAATTGTCGCCTGAACTCCTGGCTAAGTCCCATCAAGCACCTGGAGTCTTTCAGCATCTACG GCATCAACATCCTGGCCAAGTACTGGACCAACATCCCCGCCAGCGTGACCAGGCTGACGCTGCGTGTGAACATCATTCTCAATGACTTGGAATCCATCGCTGCCAAAATCCCGTCTCTGGAGCACCTGGACATCAACAATAAAAACGAGAGCCAGCAGGGAAGCCTGTGTTGTTGCATTGCCAAGTTGTTCCCTCAGCTCAAGACGCTGCGAATAAG GTTCCACTTGCAGGGTCGGGGGTTGGACCTGTTGAGCCTCCACCATCTGCGGTACCTGGAGCGACTGGAGCTGATGGATTGCTCCAGGGTCCGGAAGAAATACCTGAAGCGGACCCCCTGCTCCATCCCCTCCATGCAGGACATCGCCAACAATTTGCGGGTGATGTCGGCCGACAGGATCACCGTGGTCAACATCCCTTCACCTCAGAGAAACCCTTTGAGTGATTGCTGCTGTGTGAAGGAGGGAGACTGA
- the LOC133537853 gene encoding oocyte zinc finger protein XlCOF6.1-like isoform X6: protein MCEKGIAEYEEEVSRTKAEKERQRLLLDAVFQKLPAVLHRTDVQQLIGHQEKPLSLLLEVCCPFKQEDPKSPNIKEEKEKVCINQKEVDLTNFPLTVDSVKSENHEDKPPESSQLQHSPSEEKRKVEPPSSSSPQHVTTEGDGDHCGGSQADNLLAALSDSEDSTSQVNVNMESHTEEKTFSCSNCNTIFSQKLYLERHIRTHKLEKHFSCSVCGKIFSQKRYMKRHIRTHTLEMHFSCSVCDKIFSQKRYMQIHMLTHTGEKPFSCSVCAKCFVKNADLTRHMRTHTGEKPFICSNCSKRFAQRGTMLSHMRTHTGDKPFSCSDCGKIFSEKRYLKIHMRTHIVEKPLSCLVCGKRYTDKCKMQRHIRTHTEEKPFSCSVCEKKFSEKRYMKVHMSTHTGEKPFSCSVCDKSYTNKRNMQIHMRAHTGK from the exons ATGTGTGAAAAAGgtatagcagagtacgaggaggaagtATCTCGAACAAAAgcggagaaggagcgacaacgtcTACTACTGGACGCAGTTTTCCAGAAGCTTCCAGCTGTGttgcacagaacag acgtccagcagctgattgGTCATCAAGAAAAACCTCTCTCTCTGTTGCTGGAGGTGTGCTGCCCTTTTAAGCAGGAGGATCCAAAATCCCCCAACATTAAAGAGGAAAAGGAGAAAGTCTGTATCAATCAGAAGGAGGTTGATCTCACCAATTTTCCACTGACTGTTGACTCTGTGAAGAGTGAAaaccatgaagacaaaccacctgagtcctcacagcttcaacACAGTCCAAGTGAGGAGAAGAGAAAggtggagcctccaagcagcagctcaccaCAACACGTGACAACAGAaggtgatggagaccactgtggaggatcacaagcagataACCTCTTAGCtgcactatcagatagtgaggactcAACATCACAGGTTAATGTAAATATGGAATCACACACCGAGGAAAAAACTTTCAGTTGTTCGAATTGCAATACAATATTCTCCCAAAAACTTTATTTGGAAAGACACATTAGAACCCATAaattagaaaaacatttcagttgttctGTTTGCGGTAAAATATTCTCCCAAAAACGTTACATGAAAAGACACATTAGAACCCATACATTAGAAATGCATTTCAGTTGTTCAGTTTGCGATAAAATATTCTCCCAAAAACGTTATATGCAAATACACATGTTAACACATACAGGAGAAAAACcctttagttgttcagtttgtgcgAAATGCTTTGTTAAAAACGCTGATTTGACTCGACACATgcgaacacacacaggagaaaaacctttcatttGCTCAAACTGCAGCAAAAGGTTTGCTCAAAGGGGAACGATGctgtcacacatgagaacacacacaggagacaaacctttcagttgttcagATTGCGGTAAAATATTCTCCGAAAAACGTTATcttaaaatacacatgagaacgcacataGTAGAAAAACCTCTCAGTTGTCTAGTGTGTGGTAAAAGATACACGGATAAATGTAAAATGCAAAGACACATTAGAACGCACACAGAAGAAAAACCTTTCAGCTGTTCAGTTTGCGAAAAAAAATTCTCCGAAAAACGTTACATGAAAGtgcacatgagtacacacacaggagaaaaacctttcagttgttcagTGTGCGATAAAAGCTACACTAACAAACGCAACATGCAAATACACATGAGAGCACATACAGGAAAATGA
- the LOC133537853 gene encoding zinc finger protein 37-like isoform X1 — MCEKGIAEYEEEVSRTKAEKERQRLLLDAVFQKLPAVLHRTDVQQLIGRQKESLPESQGGNYTLEEDLQHPYIKEEEEDQQPPYMKEEDQKPHHFKEEDQHSPNLKKEEEAPQPPHIKEEIEDLQAPHVKEEEEPHSPYIKEEGECLLGQEEADLTKFPLTVVYVKTEDHEDKPPESSQLHHSPNVQQLIGHQEKPLSLLLEVCCPFKQEDPKSPNIKEEKEKVCINQKEVDLTNFPLTVDSVKSENHEDKPPESSQLQHSPSEEKRKVEPPSSSSPQHVTTEGDGDHCGGSQADNLLAALSDSEDSTSQVNVNMESHTEEKTFSCSNCNTIFSQKLYLERHIRTHKLEKHFSCSVCGKIFSQKRYMKRHIRTHTLEMHFSCSVCDKIFSQKRYMQIHMLTHTGEKPFSCSVCAKCFVKNADLTRHMRTHTGEKPFICSNCSKRFAQRGTMLSHMRTHTGDKPFSCSDCGKIFSEKRYLKIHMRTHIVEKPLSCLVCGKRYTDKCKMQRHIRTHTEEKPFSCSVCEKKFSEKRYMKVHMSTHTGEKPFSCSVCDKSYTNKRNMQIHMRAHTGK; from the exons ATGTGTGAAAAAGgtatagcagagtacgaggaggaagtATCTCGAACAAAAgcggagaaggagcgacaacgtcTACTACTGGACGCAGTTTTCCAGAAGCTTCCAGCTGTGttgcacagaacag ATGTTCAGCAGCTAATTGGACGTCAGAAAGAAAGTCTCCCTGAGTCGCAGGGGGGGAACTACACTTTGGAGGAAGATCTACAGCACCCATatatcaaagaggaagaggaagatcaACAGCCCCCTTACATGAAAGAGGAAGATCAAAAGCCCCATCATTTCAAAGAGGAAGATCAACATTCCCCCAAtcttaaaaaggaagaggaggctcctcagcccccccacattaaagaggaaattGAGGATCTCCAGGCCCCTCatgttaaagaggaagaggagccaCACTCTCCCTACATTaaagaggagggagagtgtcttctagggcaggaggaggctgatctcaccaagtttccactgactgttgtctatgtgaagactgaagaccatgaagacaaaccacctgagtcctcacagcttcatcacagtccaa acgtccagcagctgattgGTCATCAAGAAAAACCTCTCTCTCTGTTGCTGGAGGTGTGCTGCCCTTTTAAGCAGGAGGATCCAAAATCCCCCAACATTAAAGAGGAAAAGGAGAAAGTCTGTATCAATCAGAAGGAGGTTGATCTCACCAATTTTCCACTGACTGTTGACTCTGTGAAGAGTGAAaaccatgaagacaaaccacctgagtcctcacagcttcaacACAGTCCAAGTGAGGAGAAGAGAAAggtggagcctccaagcagcagctcaccaCAACACGTGACAACAGAaggtgatggagaccactgtggaggatcacaagcagataACCTCTTAGCtgcactatcagatagtgaggactcAACATCACAGGTTAATGTAAATATGGAATCACACACCGAGGAAAAAACTTTCAGTTGTTCGAATTGCAATACAATATTCTCCCAAAAACTTTATTTGGAAAGACACATTAGAACCCATAaattagaaaaacatttcagttgttctGTTTGCGGTAAAATATTCTCCCAAAAACGTTACATGAAAAGACACATTAGAACCCATACATTAGAAATGCATTTCAGTTGTTCAGTTTGCGATAAAATATTCTCCCAAAAACGTTATATGCAAATACACATGTTAACACATACAGGAGAAAAACcctttagttgttcagtttgtgcgAAATGCTTTGTTAAAAACGCTGATTTGACTCGACACATgcgaacacacacaggagaaaaacctttcatttGCTCAAACTGCAGCAAAAGGTTTGCTCAAAGGGGAACGATGctgtcacacatgagaacacacacaggagacaaacctttcagttgttcagATTGCGGTAAAATATTCTCCGAAAAACGTTATcttaaaatacacatgagaacgcacataGTAGAAAAACCTCTCAGTTGTCTAGTGTGTGGTAAAAGATACACGGATAAATGTAAAATGCAAAGACACATTAGAACGCACACAGAAGAAAAACCTTTCAGCTGTTCAGTTTGCGAAAAAAAATTCTCCGAAAAACGTTACATGAAAGtgcacatgagtacacacacaggagaaaaacctttcagttgttcagTGTGCGATAAAAGCTACACTAACAAACGCAACATGCAAATACACATGAGAGCACATACAGGAAAATGA